A part of Anolis sagrei isolate rAnoSag1 chromosome 3, rAnoSag1.mat, whole genome shotgun sequence genomic DNA contains:
- the LOC132770168 gene encoding lipase member M-like — MHGLILEGSVWVANLPHQSLGFILADAGYDVWIGNSRGNFWSRRHKNLTIDQEEFWDFSFHEMGTYDLSAIVNFILEKTGQEKIYYAGHEQGSTIAFIGFSILPQLAEKIKIFFALGPVYTFYYSVSPVVQLLLLPEATLKVIFGTKEFCLLGPQIREFLARECSRQFVDGICKKALSLVSGFNLKNLNESRSDVYVSMFPDYTSVKTGIHWSQLRKTGKFRYFDYGSKNIEIYNQTTPPFYRIEDVVVPIALWSGGHDWICQPKETVELLFHINNLIYFKELPDWTHWDFIWGIDAHQRMYREMLYLMEKYS, encoded by the exons ATGCATGGCTTGATTCTGGAAGGCAGTGTATGGGTAGCAAATTTGCCCCACCAGAGCCTAGGCTTCATACTAGCAGATGCCGGATATGATGTGTGGATTGGAAACAGTAGAGGGAATTTCTGGTCTAGAAGACACAAAAATCTTACAATTGACCAAGAAGAATTTTGGGATTTCAG TTTTCATGAAATGGGCACCTATGACCTTTCTGCCATAGTGAACTTTATTCTGGAGAAAACTGGGCAGGAGAAGATTTATTATGCAGGCCATGAACAGGGGTCTACAATAG CTTTTATTGGATTTTCTATACTTCCGCAACTGGCtgaaaaaataaagatattttttgcTTTGGGACCTGTTTATACATTCTATTACTCTGTAAGTCCAGTTGTACAACTTCTACTTTTGCCAGAGGCAACATTAAAG GTTATCTTTGGCACAAAAGAATTTTGCCTTCTGGGACCACAGATAAGAGAATTTCTGGCTCGAGAGTGCAGCAGGCAATTCGTAGATGGAATCTGCAAAAAAGCTCTTTCACTTGTCAGTGGTTTCAACCTGAAAAATCTAAATGAG aGCCGATCAGATGTGTATGTATCCATGTTCCCAGATTATACCTCTGTGAAAACTGGAATCCATTGGAGCCAG TTaaggaaaacagggaaattcaGATACTTTGACTATGGCTCAAAGAACATTGAAATATACAACCAG ACTACTCCACCTTTTTACAGGATAGAAGATGTTGTTGTGCCAATTGCTTTGTGGAGTGGAGGACATGACTGGATTTGCCAACCAAAGGAAACTGTAGAGCTACTGTTCCACATCaataatttgatttattttaaggAGTTGCCTGACTGGACCCATTGGGATTTCATTTGGGGCATTGATGCTCATCAGCGCATGTACAGGGAAATGCTTTACCTTATGGAAAAGTACTCATGA